CAAGGTTGGGGTAAGGTAAGCAACCAAAAGGCCAATGGCAAATCCTGCACAGTTGCGGATCAGCGGCAGCAGATCATGGGTGCGGGTGACGACGGGACCAATCCCAAAGGCAATGAAGAGAATGCCCCATAGCGGCGAGAAGATCAGCGCCCACTGCCAGGCAAAGGCCTGACCTTCCTTGCGGGGATGGGCCGCAAAGCCACAAACCACCCCACCTACAACAGAAGTAATCAGCGTCAAAATCCACTGTTCTTGGGGCAGGCCGGGGACGACCTGACAGCCGCCTTGGCGCAGGCACTGCTCAATGGAGCCGAGGGCTTCGAGAATAGAGTTGTCTTCACCGTTTTCTCGAACAAAAAATTGGTTGCCGTAGCGAGTTTGCAGTTCAATCCAGAAGGTGCGGGGCAGCAGGTCGTATACGGCATCTCCCACGCTGAAGTTAAGGAGGTTACCGCCTCGCGGATCGGCCACTAGCATGATGCTGTGGTCATCTAGGCCCCAAAAGTCTTTTACGGCTCGACCAGGGGTGCGGTCGTACTGGGTAAGCACGCGCAGCTTCCATCCAGTCTCTTGCTCTAACTGAGATAAGCGGTCGTTCAGCGTGCCTTCCTGCACCTCGGTCAGGGACTTGGCCAGATCAATAATCGAGGTGGGCTCGTCTGGCAGCAGATCCGGGTTGTCGTAGGCATGGGCCGCTGGCATGACTCCCCAGGAGGCAAGAAACACCAAACACACCATTGCCACCTGAACGGTGACTTTGGCAAGAGATCTTATAGAGGAGTGAGGCATAGCGGATCGCACTCTTAATAGGGCTAAAAACGAGTGCCCAAACCGACAGCAGACACAATTGGCGGCTGCCTCTGGGCCTCGTTCAACTTTGTTACAGTTGTTTACTTAATTCTAATAATATGGACGGATGAAAGAAACCGTCAATCAACGTCAGCAATTTCATGGCCTGGCTCTGTAGGCTGGCTCAGATTAGAGGGGTCTATCAACTCCTCTGGCATAGAGGCTTGGGGCAGTTTTTGCTGGGTCGGCGTGGGCGCTGGCCGCGCTCTACGATCGGTTGCTGGGAGCCGGGACTTGGGGGCTGATGGAGCAGAGCCCTGGAGCGATCTCAACTCAGGACTGCTGCCATTTCCTTTGCGAGTGCGGGATGGGGCAGGCCGATCTGAAGTGATGGCGGGGGGACGCGATCGCAAATTACGCCCCTGCGGCGAATATTTCTTGGTAGCAGGTGGACGCTGCCAGGCTTGCCAGGCGGCTTTAACCCCAGCCATGAGGCTCTGAGTGCCTACCTGTAGCTGCTGGGCCTGATGCCGAGCCGAGCTCACGCTCTGATCGACCTGCTGAATAACTTTGCCCGCCTGATTGACCCCTTCACTCACCTCATCAGTCAGCTCTGTAAGCTCCAGCCCGGTCAGCCGAATGGCCTCTAGGGTAGGCGGTAGTTCCCGATTAAGCGTGTCAAACAGTTTCTCCGCGCTGCGTGAGGCCCGCCCTAATTCACGCAGCGCTGGCACTGCCGCCATCAGCACTGCTGTCAGACTCACGGCTACCAGCAGGAGAGACAGTGCCAGCCAGAAGAGAGGATCAAACACAGGAAAAAGATTAGGGAAACACTACTCAGCTGTGGACTTGCCCACCCCTACAGAGCGGGGCTGACGGGAGAGGGTTTCGTATTCCCGCTGGCTAGCGACTTGGCCCGCTGCAATGGCCTCGCGTAGACGATTGAGGGTCTGCTCCCAGTTACTTAGGGCTGTCTCAGACAGTCGGTCAGCCTGCAGCTGCACCGAAGTCGAGAGGTCTTCGACCAGTTCTGGCAGCGCATCTGCTGACTTCTTTAAGATCTGCCGCGTTTCCCGACCCGTTCGGGGAGCTACCAACAGCCCAGTCACCGCTCCAATTGCGGCCCCAATCATCACACCGCCCAAAAACGAGCCTGATTTGCCTGACATATGTCTCTCCCAGCCAGCCTTGACGACACCACACTGTTTCTAGTTTCTACACCGTTGCTTCAAGAGCAAAGTTGCTTTGAGCGCAAACTTCTTTAAACCATAGCGCCATTACCGGCGAAAAAAGCGGCGTTTACGGCCCTGCCTAAAGCCACTCTCTGGTTTGCGCCGCACCCACCGCCATCCCAGCGGGAGCAGCCCTACCAGCGCTATTAGCTGCTGTAGCTGGCTGATTTGCCGCTGTAGCTGACTGTAGTGCGATCGCAGCTCG
The window above is part of the Pseudanabaena sp. FACHB-2040 genome. Proteins encoded here:
- a CDS encoding YtxH domain-containing protein translates to MSGKSGSFLGGVMIGAAIGAVTGLLVAPRTGRETRQILKKSADALPELVEDLSTSVQLQADRLSETALSNWEQTLNRLREAIAAGQVASQREYETLSRQPRSVGVGKSTAE
- a CDS encoding DUF948 domain-containing protein — encoded protein: MFDPLFWLALSLLLVAVSLTAVLMAAVPALRELGRASRSAEKLFDTLNRELPPTLEAIRLTGLELTELTDEVSEGVNQAGKVIQQVDQSVSSARHQAQQLQVGTQSLMAGVKAAWQAWQRPPATKKYSPQGRNLRSRPPAITSDRPAPSRTRKGNGSSPELRSLQGSAPSAPKSRLPATDRRARPAPTPTQQKLPQASMPEELIDPSNLSQPTEPGHEIADVD
- a CDS encoding TPM domain-containing protein; its protein translation is MVCLVFLASWGVMPAAHAYDNPDLLPDEPTSIIDLAKSLTEVQEGTLNDRLSQLEQETGWKLRVLTQYDRTPGRAVKDFWGLDDHSIMLVADPRGGNLLNFSVGDAVYDLLPRTFWIELQTRYGNQFFVRENGEDNSILEALGSIEQCLRQGGCQVVPGLPQEQWILTLITSVVGGVVCGFAAHPRKEGQAFAWQWALIFSPLWGILFIAFGIGPVVTRTHDLLPLIRNCAGFAIGLLVAYLTPTLNKSSTSET